The following proteins are co-located in the Cyanobacteriota bacterium genome:
- the zds gene encoding 9,9'-di-cis-zeta-carotene desaturase — protein sequence MRIAIVGAGLAGLSAAVELVDAGHEVAIYESRPFVGGKVGSWLDADGNHIEMGLHVFFFNYSNLFALMDKVGIRQYLLPKEHTHTFVNRGGDVRMLDFRFPLGAPFNGLKAFFTTPQLSLLDKVQNAIALGTSPIVLGLVNYEAAMSIIRSLDRISFAEWFLGHGGSETSIKRMWNPIAYALGFIDCYSISARCMLTIFQMFAAKTQASRLNMLKGSPAEYLHKPILNYLAARGGQVYTRRGVRQIHYEGTGDATRVTGLSVANGDQVELVTADAYICACDVPGTQRLLPSEWRQWPQFDHIYKLDTVPVATVQLRFNGWVTELKDANRRTQLQQAAGLDNLLYTADADFSCFADLALASPADYYREGQGSLLQLVLTPGDPFIKQSNEEIAHHVLKQVHDLFPSSRELTMTWYSVVKLAQSLYREAPGMDPYRPNQVTPIANFFLAGSYTQQDYIDSMEGATISGKRAAAAVINALEQKPT from the coding sequence ATGCGGATTGCGATCGTTGGGGCAGGGTTAGCTGGGTTATCGGCAGCGGTGGAGCTAGTGGATGCTGGACATGAAGTGGCAATCTACGAGTCCCGACCCTTTGTGGGTGGTAAGGTAGGCAGTTGGCTAGATGCCGATGGCAACCACATTGAAATGGGGCTACACGTGTTTTTCTTCAACTACAGCAATTTGTTTGCCCTGATGGATAAAGTGGGCATTCGTCAATACTTGTTACCCAAGGAGCATACCCACACCTTTGTCAACCGGGGTGGTGATGTGCGAATGCTAGACTTCCGCTTTCCCTTGGGTGCTCCCTTTAATGGCTTGAAGGCATTTTTTACTACACCGCAACTTTCTTTGTTGGACAAGGTGCAAAATGCGATCGCCCTCGGCACTAGCCCCATTGTCCTCGGCCTAGTCAACTACGAGGCAGCCATGTCTATCATTCGCTCTTTGGATCGCATTAGCTTTGCTGAGTGGTTTTTAGGTCATGGGGGTTCAGAGACTAGCATTAAGCGCATGTGGAATCCGATCGCCTATGCCCTAGGGTTTATCGACTGTTACAGCATTTCTGCTCGCTGTATGCTGACTATTTTTCAGATGTTTGCGGCCAAAACCCAGGCATCGCGCCTCAATATGCTCAAGGGGTCACCCGCAGAATATTTGCACAAGCCTATTTTGAACTACCTAGCTGCCCGTGGTGGACAGGTCTATACTCGGCGGGGGGTGAGGCAAATTCACTATGAGGGCACTGGTGATGCAACTCGCGTCACGGGACTATCGGTTGCTAATGGCGATCAAGTGGAGCTAGTGACGGCTGATGCCTATATTTGTGCCTGCGATGTTCCTGGAACTCAACGCCTGTTACCTTCCGAGTGGCGACAATGGCCCCAGTTTGATCACATCTACAAGCTAGACACTGTGCCTGTGGCAACGGTGCAACTCCGGTTTAATGGTTGGGTGACAGAACTCAAGGATGCTAATCGGCGTACACAACTCCAACAGGCCGCAGGTTTAGACAACTTGCTCTACACGGCTGATGCAGACTTTTCTTGCTTTGCAGACCTTGCCTTGGCTAGCCCTGCCGACTACTACCGGGAAGGACAAGGCTCACTTTTGCAGCTTGTGCTCACACCTGGAGATCCATTCATTAAGCAAAGCAACGAAGAGATTGCCCATCATGTCTTGAAGCAGGTTCACGATCTATTTCCGTCCTCCCGGGAGCTGACAATGACTTGGTACAGTGTGGTGAAGCTAGCCCAGTCTCTCTACCGGGAAGCTCCTGGCATGGATCCCTATCGCCCTAATCAGGTGACACCGATCGCCAACTTCTTTCTGGCGGGCAGCTACACCCAACAAGACTACATCGACAGCATGGAAGGTGCAACTATCTCTGGCAAGCGAGCAGCCGCGGCTGTCATTAACGCCCTAGAACAGAAACCAACCTAG